The following are from one region of the Escherichia sp. E4742 genome:
- a CDS encoding non-oxidative hydroxyarylic acid decarboxylases subunit D, whose product MICPRCADEQIEVMAKSPVKDVWTVYQCQHCLYTWRDTEPLRRTSREHYPEAFRMTQKDIDDAPMVPSIPPLLAEDKR is encoded by the coding sequence ATGATTTGTCCACGTTGTGCCGATGAACAGATTGAAGTGATGGCGAAATCGCCGGTGAAAGATGTCTGGACGGTCTACCAGTGCCAGCATTGCCTTTATACCTGGCGCGATACCGAACCGCTGCGTCGCACCAGCCGCGAACATTACCCGGAAGCGTTTCGTATGACGCAAAAAGATATTGATGACGCGCCGATGGTGCCGAGCATTCCGCCGCTGCTGGCGGAAGATAAGCGCTAA
- a CDS encoding non-oxidative hydroxyarylic acid decarboxylases subunit C, whose protein sequence is MAFDDLRSFLQALDDQGQLLKISEEVNAEPDLAAAANATGRIGDGAPALWFDNIRGFTDARVAMNTIGSWQNHAISLGLPPNTPVKKQIDEFIRRWDNFPIAPERRANPAWAQNTVDGEEINLFDILPLFRLNDGDGGFYLDKACVVSRDPLDPDNFGKQNVGIYRMEVKGKRKLGLQPVPMHDIALHLHKAEERGEDLPIAITLGNDPIITLMGATPLKYDQSEYEMAGALRESPYPIATAPLTGFDVPWGSEVILEGVIESRKREIEGPFGEFTGHYSGGRNMTVVRIDKVSYRTKPIFESLYLGMPWTEIDYLMGPATCVPLYQQLKAEFPEVQAVNAMYTHGLLAIISTKKRYGGFARAVGLRAMTTPHGLGYVKMVIMVDEDVDPFNLPQVMWALSSKVNPAGDLVQLPNMSVLELDPGSSPAGITDKLIIDATTPVAPDNRGHYSQPVVDLPETKAWAEKLTAMLAARK, encoded by the coding sequence ATGGCTTTTGATGATTTACGCAGCTTTTTACAGGCACTCGACGACCAGGGACAATTGCTGAAAATTAGTGAGGAGGTTAACGCCGAGCCAGATCTGGCCGCTGCTGCCAACGCCACTGGGCGTATCGGCGACGGCGCACCCGCGCTGTGGTTTGATAATATTCGCGGCTTTACCGATGCGCGAGTGGCGATGAACACCATCGGTTCCTGGCAGAACCACGCGATTTCCCTCGGCCTGCCGCCGAACACGCCGGTTAAAAAACAGATTGATGAGTTTATCCGCCGCTGGGATAACTTCCCGATTGCCCCGGAGCGCCGCGCGAATCCAGCCTGGGCGCAGAACACTGTCGATGGCGAAGAGATTAACCTGTTCGATATTCTGCCGCTGTTTCGCCTGAACGATGGCGATGGCGGTTTCTATCTCGATAAAGCCTGCGTGGTTTCCCGCGATCCGCTCGACCCGGATAACTTCGGCAAGCAGAATGTCGGCATCTACCGTATGGAAGTGAAGGGCAAGCGTAAGCTCGGCCTGCAACCGGTGCCAATGCACGATATCGCCCTGCATCTGCATAAAGCGGAAGAGCGTGGCGAAGATTTGCCGATAGCCATCACTCTTGGTAACGATCCGATCATCACGCTGATGGGCGCTACACCGCTGAAATACGATCAGTCTGAGTACGAAATGGCGGGCGCGCTGCGCGAAAGCCCATACCCGATCGCTACCGCCCCACTGACCGGTTTTGATGTGCCGTGGGGCTCGGAAGTAATTCTCGAAGGTGTTATCGAAAGCCGTAAACGCGAAATTGAAGGGCCATTCGGTGAGTTTACCGGCCACTACTCCGGCGGGCGCAACATGACCGTGGTGCGCATCGATAAAGTCTCTTACCGCACGAAACCGATTTTCGAATCGCTCTATCTCGGTATGCCGTGGACCGAAATCGACTACCTGATGGGGCCAGCCACCTGTGTGCCGCTGTATCAGCAACTTAAAGCTGAGTTCCCGGAAGTACAGGCGGTAAACGCCATGTACACCCACGGCCTGCTGGCGATAATCTCCACCAAAAAACGCTACGGCGGCTTTGCCCGCGCGGTGGGCCTGCGTGCGATGACCACGCCGCACGGTCTGGGCTACGTGAAGATGGTGATTATGGTCGATGAAGACGTTGATCCGTTCAACCTGCCGCAGGTGATGTGGGCGCTCTCCTCGAAAGTGAACCCGGCAGGGGACCTGGTGCAGTTGCCGAATATGTCCGTGCTGGAACTTGACCCAGGCTCAAGTCCGGCGGGGATCACCGACAAGTTGATTATCGACGCCACCACGCCTGTCGCCCCGGACAACCGTGGTCACTACAGCCAGCCGGTGGTGGATTTACCGGAAACCAAAGCCTGGGCTGAAAAACTGACCGCTATGCTGGCCGCACGTAAATAA
- a CDS encoding non-oxidative hydroxyarylic acid decarboxylases subunit B has product MRLIVGMTGATGAPLGVALLQALKKVPGVETHLVMSKWAKTTIELETPYSVHDVAALADYCHNPADQAATISSGSFRTDGMIVIPCSMKTLAGIRAGYADGLVGRAADVVLKEGRKLVLVPREMPLSTIHLENMLALSRMGVAMIPPMPAFYNHPETVDDIVHHVVARVMDQFGLEHPQARRWQGLPQSGSFSQENE; this is encoded by the coding sequence ATGAGACTGATCGTCGGGATGACTGGGGCTACAGGTGCGCCTCTTGGTGTGGCATTACTGCAAGCACTAAAGAAGGTGCCCGGTGTTGAAACACATCTCGTGATGTCGAAGTGGGCGAAAACTACCATTGAACTGGAAACGCCCTACAGCGTCCACGATGTCGCGGCCCTGGCAGACTATTGCCATAACCCGGCGGATCAGGCGGCGACTATCTCCTCAGGTTCCTTTCGTACCGATGGCATGATCGTTATTCCGTGCAGCATGAAGACGCTGGCTGGTATCCGTGCTGGCTATGCCGATGGGCTGGTGGGGCGCGCTGCTGATGTTGTTCTCAAAGAAGGGCGCAAGCTGGTGCTGGTGCCGCGTGAAATGCCGCTCAGTACTATCCACCTTGAAAATATGCTCGCGCTTTCCCGTATGGGCGTGGCGATGATACCGCCCATGCCTGCCTTCTATAACCATCCCGAAACGGTAGATGACATTGTCCACCACGTGGTTGCCCGCGTGATGGATCAGTTTGGCCTCGAACATCCTCAAGCCAGGCGCTGGCAAGGATTGCCGCAGTCCGGGAGTTTTTCTCAGGAGAATGAATAA
- a CDS encoding MarR family winged helix-turn-helix transcriptional regulator, with translation MALRNKAFHQLRQLFQQHTSRWQHELPDLTKPQYAVMRAIAEQPGIEQVALIEAAVSTKATLAEILARMENRGLVRREHDTVDKRRRFVWLTAEGEKVLAAAIPIGDGVDEEFLGRLSRDEQELFMQLVRKMMAA, from the coding sequence ATGGCGTTACGAAATAAAGCGTTCCATCAGTTACGACAGCTTTTTCAGCAACACACGTCTCGCTGGCAGCATGAGCTACCTGACCTTACTAAACCGCAGTACGCGGTAATGCGCGCTATTGCTGAACAACCCGGTATAGAGCAGGTTGCGCTGATAGAAGCAGCTGTCAGCACTAAGGCAACGCTGGCGGAAATTCTGGCAAGAATGGAAAATCGTGGTCTGGTCAGACGAGAGCATGACACCGTCGATAAGCGACGGCGCTTTGTCTGGCTGACTGCGGAAGGGGAAAAGGTACTTGCGGCGGCTATCCCCATTGGTGACGGCGTGGATGAAGAATTTTTGGGGCGTTTGAGTAGAGATGAGCAAGAGCTGTTTATGCAACTGGTGCGAAAAATGATGGCTGCTTAG
- the rpoS gene encoding RNA polymerase sigma factor RpoS → MSQNTLKVHDLNEDAEFDENGVEVFDEKALVEEEPSDNDLAEEELLSQGATQRVLDATQLYLGEIGYSPLLTAEEEVYFARRALRGDVASRRRMIESNLRLVVKIARRYGNRGLALLDLIEEGNLGLIRAVEKFDPERGFRFSTYATWWIRQTIERAIMNQTRTIRLPIHIVKELNVYLRTARELSHKLDHEPSAEEIAEQLDKPVDDVSRMLRLNERITSVDTPLGGDSEKALLDILADEKENGPEDTTQDDDMKQSIVKWLFELNAKQREVLARRFGLLGYEAATLEDVGREIGLTRERVRQIQVEGLRRLREILQTQGLNIEALFRE, encoded by the coding sequence ATGAGTCAGAATACGCTGAAAGTTCATGATTTAAATGAAGACGCGGAATTTGATGAGAATGGAGTTGAGGTTTTTGACGAAAAGGCCTTAGTTGAAGAGGAACCCAGTGATAACGATTTGGCCGAAGAGGAGCTGTTATCGCAGGGCGCAACACAGCGTGTGCTAGACGCGACTCAGCTTTATCTTGGTGAGATTGGTTATTCGCCACTGTTAACGGCCGAAGAAGAAGTTTATTTTGCGCGTCGCGCACTGCGTGGTGATGTCGCCTCTCGCCGCCGGATGATCGAGAGTAACTTGCGTCTGGTGGTAAAAATTGCCCGCCGTTATGGCAATCGTGGTCTGGCGCTGCTGGACCTTATCGAAGAGGGTAACCTGGGGCTGATCCGCGCGGTTGAGAAGTTTGACCCGGAACGTGGTTTCCGCTTCTCAACTTACGCAACCTGGTGGATTCGCCAGACGATCGAACGGGCCATTATGAACCAAACCCGTACTATTCGTTTGCCGATTCACATCGTAAAGGAGCTGAACGTTTACCTGCGAACCGCACGTGAGTTGTCCCATAAGCTGGACCACGAACCGAGTGCGGAAGAGATCGCAGAGCAACTGGATAAGCCAGTTGATGACGTCAGCCGTATGCTTCGTCTTAACGAGCGCATTACCTCGGTAGACACCCCATTGGGTGGTGATTCCGAAAAAGCGTTGCTGGATATCCTGGCCGATGAAAAAGAGAACGGTCCGGAAGACACCACGCAAGATGACGATATGAAACAAAGCATCGTCAAATGGCTGTTCGAACTGAACGCCAAGCAGCGTGAAGTGCTGGCACGTCGATTCGGTTTGCTGGGGTACGAAGCGGCAACACTGGAAGATGTAGGTCGTGAAATTGGCCTCACCCGTGAACGTGTTCGCCAGATTCAGGTTGAAGGCCTGCGCCGTCTGCGTGAGATTTTGCAGACTCAGGGGCTGAATATCGAAGCGCTGTTCCGCGAATAA
- the nlpD gene encoding murein hydrolase activator NlpD has protein sequence MSAGSPKFTVRRIAALSLVSLWLAGCSDTSNPPAPVSSVNGNTPANTNSGMLITPPPKMGTTSTTQQPQIQPVQQPQIQSAQQPQIQPVQPVAQQPVQMENGRIVYNRQYGNIPKGSYSGSTYTVKKGDTLFYIAWITGNDFRDLAQRNNIQAPYALNVGQTLQVGNASGTPITGGNAITQADAAEQGVVIKPAQNSTVAVASQPTITYSESSGEQSANKMLPNNKPTATTVTAPVTVPTASTTEPTVSSTTTSTPISTWRWPTEGKVIETFGASEGGNKGIDIAGSKGQAIIATADGRVVYAGNALRGYGNLIIIKHNDDYLSAYAHNDTMLVREQQEVKAGQKIATMGSTGTSSTRLHFEIRYKGKSVNPLRYLPQR, from the coding sequence ATGAGCGCGGGAAGCCCAAAATTCACCGTTCGCCGTATTGCGGCTTTGTCACTGGTTTCGCTATGGTTGGCTGGCTGTTCTGACACTTCAAATCCACCGGCACCGGTCAGCTCCGTCAATGGCAATACGCCTGCAAATACCAATTCTGGTATGTTGATTACGCCGCCACCGAAGATGGGGACGACGTCTACAACGCAGCAACCGCAAATTCAGCCGGTACAACAGCCACAAATTCAATCGGCTCAACAGCCGCAAATCCAACCAGTACAGCCTGTTGCCCAACAACCGGTGCAAATGGAAAACGGACGCATCGTCTATAACCGTCAGTACGGGAATATTCCGAAAGGCAGTTATAGCGGCAGTACTTACACCGTGAAAAAAGGCGACACGCTTTTCTATATTGCCTGGATTACCGGCAACGATTTCCGTGACCTTGCCCAACGCAATAATATTCAGGCGCCATACGCGTTGAACGTCGGTCAGACCTTACAGGTGGGGAATGCTTCCGGTACGCCAATCACTGGCGGAAATGCCATTACCCAGGCCGATGCAGCAGAGCAAGGAGTTGTGATCAAACCTGCACAAAATTCCACCGTTGCTGTTGCGTCGCAACCGACAATTACGTATTCTGAATCTTCGGGTGAACAGAGTGCTAACAAAATGTTGCCAAACAACAAGCCAACTGCGACCACGGTCACAGCGCCTGTAACGGTACCAACAGCAAGCACAACCGAGCCAACTGTCAGCAGTACAACAACCAGTACGCCGATCTCCACCTGGCGCTGGCCGACTGAGGGCAAAGTGATTGAAACCTTTGGCGCTTCTGAGGGAGGCAACAAGGGGATTGATATCGCAGGTAGCAAAGGACAGGCAATTATCGCGACCGCAGATGGCCGCGTTGTTTATGCCGGTAATGCGCTGCGCGGCTACGGTAATCTGATTATCATCAAACATAATGATGATTACCTGAGTGCCTACGCCCATAACGACACAATGCTGGTCCGGGAACAACAAGAAGTTAAGGCGGGGCAAAAAATAGCGACCATGGGTAGCACCGGAACCAGTTCAACACGCTTGCATTTTGAAATTCGTTACAAGGGGAAATCCGTAAACCCGCTGCGTTATTTGCCGCAGCGATAA
- the pcm gene encoding protein-L-isoaspartate O-methyltransferase, whose product MVSRRVQALLDQLRAQGIQDEQVLNALAAVPREKFIDEAFEQKAWDNIALPIGQGQTISQPYMVARMTELLELTPQSRVLEIGTGSGYQTAILAHLVQHVCSVERIKGLQWQARRRLKNLDLHNVSTRHGDGWQGWQARAPFDAIIVTAAPPEIPTALMTQLDEGGILVLPVGEEHQYLKRVRRRGGEFIIDTVEAVRFVPLVKGELA is encoded by the coding sequence ATGGTAAGCAGACGCGTACAAGCACTTCTGGATCAATTACGTGCGCAAGGTATTCAGGATGAGCAGGTGCTTAATGCACTTGCTGCCGTGCCGCGTGAAAAATTCATCGATGAAGCGTTTGAACAAAAAGCCTGGGACAATATCGCGTTGCCGATAGGTCAGGGGCAGACAATTTCGCAGCCGTATATGGTGGCGCGAATGACTGAATTACTTGAACTGACGCCGCAGTCGCGAGTGCTGGAGATCGGCACTGGTTCAGGATATCAAACAGCAATTCTGGCACATCTTGTCCAGCATGTATGCTCGGTCGAGCGGATTAAAGGATTGCAGTGGCAGGCGCGCAGACGTCTGAAAAATCTTGATTTACACAATGTTTCAACCCGTCACGGTGATGGATGGCAAGGTTGGCAAGCACGTGCGCCGTTTGACGCTATCATTGTAACGGCAGCACCGCCCGAAATCCCGACAGCGTTAATGACGCAACTGGATGAAGGCGGCATTCTCGTCTTACCCGTAGGGGAAGAGCACCAGTATTTAAAGCGGGTGCGTCGTCGGGGAGGCGAATTTATTATCGACACCGTGGAGGCTGTGCGCTTTGTTCCCTTAGTAAAGGGGGAGCTGGCTTAG
- the surE gene encoding 5'/3'-nucleotidase SurE, with translation MRILLSNDDGVHAPGIQTLAKALREFADVQVVAPDRNRSGASNSLTLESSLRTFTFENGDIAVQMGTPTDCVYLGVNALMRPRPDIVVSGINAGPNLGDDVIYSGTVAAAMEGRHLGFPALAVSLDGHKHYDTAAAVTCSILRALCKEPLRTGRILNINVPDLPLDQIKGIRVTRCGTRHPADQVIPQQDPRGNTLYWIGPPGGKCDAGPGTDFAAVDEGYVSITPLHVDLTAHNAQDVVSDWLNSVGVGTQW, from the coding sequence ATGCGCATATTGCTGAGTAATGATGACGGGGTACATGCGCCCGGTATACAAACGCTGGCGAAAGCTCTGCGTGAGTTTGCTGACGTTCAGGTGGTCGCCCCGGATCGTAACCGCAGCGGCGCTTCAAATTCCCTGACGCTGGAATCCTCCCTGCGCACGTTTACCTTTGAAAATGGTGATATCGCCGTGCAAATGGGAACCCCGACCGATTGTGTCTATCTTGGCGTGAATGCTCTGATGCGTCCGCGCCCGGATATTGTGGTTTCGGGTATTAACGCCGGGCCGAATCTGGGTGATGATGTTATTTATTCCGGCACGGTAGCCGCCGCGATGGAAGGCCGTCATTTAGGTTTTCCGGCGCTGGCCGTTTCACTTGACGGGCATAAACATTACGACACTGCTGCAGCGGTCACCTGTTCCATTTTGCGCGCACTGTGTAAAGAGCCGCTGCGTACCGGACGTATTCTCAATATCAACGTACCTGATTTACCGCTGGATCAGATTAAAGGTATCCGCGTGACTCGCTGCGGTACACGACATCCGGCAGATCAAGTGATTCCGCAGCAGGATCCGCGCGGTAATACGCTGTACTGGATTGGCCCGCCGGGCGGTAAGTGTGATGCCGGTCCGGGGACCGATTTTGCTGCGGTAGATGAAGGCTACGTCTCCATCACGCCGCTGCATGTAGATTTAACCGCGCACAACGCGCAAGATGTGGTTTCAGACTGGTTAAACAGCGTGGGAGTTGGCACGCAATGGTAA
- the truD gene encoding tRNA pseudouridine(13) synthase TruD: MIEFDNLTYLHGKPQGTGLLKANPEDFVVVEDLGFEPDGEGEHILVRILKNGCNTRFVADALAKFLKIHAREVSFAGQKDKHAVTEQWLCARVPGKEMPDLSAFQLEGCQVLEYARHKRKLRLGALKGNAFTLVLREVSNRDDVEQRLIDICVKGVPNYFGAQRFGIGGSNLQGALRWAQTNTPVRDRNKRSFWLSAARSALFNQIVAERLKKAEVNQVVDGDALQLAGRGSWFVATNEELAELQRRVNDKELLITAAMPGSGEWGTQREALAFEQAAVAEETELQALLLREKVEAARRAMLLYPQQLSWNWWDDVTVEIRFWLPAGSFATSVVRELINTTGDYAHIAE, from the coding sequence ATGATTGAATTTGATAATCTCACTTACCTCCACGGCAAACCGCAAGGAACCGGGCTGCTGAAAGCCAACCCGGAAGACTTTGTGGTGGTGGAAGATTTAGGCTTTGAGCCTGATGGTGAAGGTGAGCATATCCTGGTGCGAATCCTCAAAAACGGCTGCAATACCCGTTTTGTGGCCGACGCACTGGCGAAATTCCTGAAAATTCATGCCCGCGAAGTCAGTTTCGCCGGGCAGAAAGACAAACATGCCGTTACGGAACAATGGTTATGCGCTCGGGTACCGGGCAAAGAGATGCCTGATCTGAGCGCGTTTCAACTGGAAGGCTGCCAGGTACTGGAGTATGCGCGCCACAAACGTAAACTGCGTTTAGGGGCGCTGAAAGGCAATGCCTTTACCCTGGTGCTGCGAGAAGTGAGCAATCGTGATGACGTTGAACAGCGATTGATCGATATTTGCGTGAAAGGTGTACCGAATTACTTTGGCGCGCAACGTTTTGGTATTGGTGGTAGTAATTTGCAGGGCGCGTTGCGCTGGGCGCAAACCAATACTCCGGTGCGCGATCGCAATAAGCGTAGTTTTTGGTTGTCGGCAGCTCGTAGTGCGTTGTTTAATCAGATTGTTGCTGAGCGTCTCAAAAAAGCAGAAGTTAATCAGGTTGTTGACGGTGATGCGCTACAATTAGCCGGGCGCGGCAGCTGGTTTGTTGCAACTAACGAAGAACTGGCGGAATTACAGCGTCGCGTGAACGATAAAGAGTTGTTAATTACAGCTGCAATGCCGGGGAGCGGCGAATGGGGAACCCAGCGTGAGGCGCTGGCATTCGAACAAGCAGCTGTCGCCGAAGAAACTGAATTACAAGCCTTACTGCTGCGCGAAAAAGTTGAGGCGGCGCGCAGAGCGATGCTGTTATATCCGCAACAATTAAGCTGGAACTGGTGGGATGACGTCACCGTCGAAATCCGTTTCTGGCTTCCGGCAGGAAGCTTTGCAACCAGCGTTGTCAGGGAACTTATCAACACAACAGGTGATTATGCGCATATTGCTGAGTAA
- the ispF gene encoding 2-C-methyl-D-erythritol 2,4-cyclodiphosphate synthase encodes MRIGHGFDVHAFGGEGPIIIGGVRIPYEKGLLAHSDGDVALHALTDALLGAAALGDIGKLFPDTDPAFKGADSRELLREAWRRIQAKGYTLGNVDVTIIAQAPKMLPHIPQMRVFIAEDLGCHMDDVNVKATTTEKLGFTGRGEGIACEAVALLIKATK; translated from the coding sequence ATGCGAATTGGACACGGTTTTGATGTTCACGCCTTTGGCGGCGAAGGCCCAATTATCATTGGTGGCGTGCGCATCCCTTATGAAAAAGGACTGCTGGCACATTCTGATGGCGACGTGGCGCTGCACGCGCTGACCGATGCATTACTTGGTGCAGCGGCGCTGGGGGATATCGGCAAGCTATTCCCGGATACAGATCCCGCATTTAAAGGCGCTGACAGCCGCGAGCTGCTGCGCGAAGCTTGGCGACGCATTCAGGCGAAGGGCTATACCCTCGGCAACGTCGATGTCACTATCATCGCTCAGGCACCGAAGATGCTGCCACATATTCCACAAATGCGCGTGTTTATTGCCGAAGATCTCGGCTGCCATATGGATGATGTTAACGTGAAAGCCACTACTACGGAAAAACTCGGATTTACCGGACGTGGGGAAGGGATTGCCTGTGAAGCGGTGGCGCTACTCATTAAGGCAACAAAATGA